One segment of Ricinus communis isolate WT05 ecotype wild-type chromosome 8, ASM1957865v1, whole genome shotgun sequence DNA contains the following:
- the LOC8287654 gene encoding probable disease resistance protein At1g58602, whose amino-acid sequence MDRKLVSSPVLWKLSDLLVNESVPFLGLEDQLESIESKLRDIVSSEYFDCKRDVAYDIEEAIDFLLHKAEKESQRGTPFRYVFTLFDSIDHNKLRKKLDRIRLEIFRATDKVSRRKGMEPWSSTSSNSSSRKQLDVGESIMSPVIRKVITLASQEQISASVRRQARWVRDEMRLLHVYVKDLESKELRGEEMAWMEEVSLFSQSAEDVIGLFLSERGDLGSCRKGSFKNVGFASSMFKSQRKIRKEMDQMKIKVQEIIKRFGKLPHQMYMMPPPRFPPNLPPPPPIRFAPPNIPGDATSMSSFDDDDFDEFDEIDDGTPPSSGHDEQNQQADFNSFDSNAGASSSSSSRRAEIPDITGFDSTVNDIKELLLRDYTNCLTVSVIGMEGIGKTKLVKSVYENPVIRDRFPHRAWVNWVRDSNINRLMEQIVGAQYLNVRFLNGDWDDYLCKLRRLLNDFLMDKRYLIVIDGVTSKVLWNQLGAAFDGLSGGTRIIFIASKLGVTPESSERNFTYRLQLWSDDESWALFVRSLNVNIPLELLELKKREILRMTGGLPKAIVKLAELLARENTFSEDWSRVLEKFNKDEGPWFGTLQEISKNLPLYLRRCLFYFRLFPEHFEVPMRRLIGLWVAEGYGHKKNDEETPEHVSEKCLIELVNRNMIQVTKKKMNGKIKTCRLPDALRVHWLLKSKKANFLQHNGHIGDSLSTSSGTVHRLADHLDHRHPSFDHIHGNNASPSSLYSCYRETVSFLSFDTREGSRPGEDVGNFIQRCISSKCFSALWVLDLEHVYKPKLPKAVGQLTRLRYFGLRSTYLEMLPLFINKLLKLQTLDLKNTHINALPSSIWMMQDLQHLFLDEGSCCRFVPRPKGSCLEDIQTLWGAFVDEDSPVRDGLDTFLNIKKLGLTCKISEASHNEKMSSQLDAVASWVLKLDHLQSLKLKSFNELGQPADIHLESLSGHLDLSSMHLVGNLKNPNVVSEFPQNLMMLTLSASGLVEDPMQMLAQLPNLINLRLFCGSFTGQKMVCTSRAFPKLRVLKLWELDPLEEWNIEEGAMPGLKCLEIRSCRNLGMLPDGLQHVKTLSKLKLTNMPMLSARIKDNEGEDWDKVAHILNIYIES is encoded by the coding sequence ATGGATCGAAAACTTGTTTCTTCACCTGTTTTGTGGAAGCTTTCTGATCTGCTAGTCAATGAGTCTGTTCCATTTCTTGGCTTAGAAGATCAGCTTGAAAGCATCGAAAGCAAGTTGAGAGATATTGTCAGTTCTGAATATTTTGATTGCAAGAGAGATGTTGCCTATGACATTGAAGAAGCTATTGATTTCTTGCTACATAAAGCAGAAAAGGAAAGCCAAAGAGGTACCCCTTTCCGTTATGTATTTACTTTATTTGACTCGATTGATCACAATAAGCTTCGCAAGAAGTTGGATCGAATTCGGCTTGAAATCTTTAGAGCTACTGATAAAGTAAGTCGTAGAAAAGGGATGGAGCCATGGTCTAGTACTAGTTCTAATTCCAGTTCAAGAAAGCAGCTTGATGTTGGTGAAAGTATTATGAGTCCTGTTATAAGGAAAGTTATAACGTTGGCTAGTCAGGAACAGATTAGTGCTTCTGTTAGAAGACAAGCTAGATGGGTTAGAGATGAAATGAGGTTATTGCATGTTTATGTTAAAGATCTGGAATCCAAAGAATTGAGAGGTGAAGAAATGGCTTGGATGGAAGAGGTTTCGTTATTTTCTCAATCAGCTGAAGATGTTATTGGTTTGTTCTTGTCTGAAAGAGGAGATTTGGGTAGTTGCAGAAAAGGGTCTTTCAAGAATGTTGGTTTTGCTTCTTCCATGTTCAAGTCACAGAGAAAGATTCGTAAGGAGATGGATCAGATGAAGATTAAAGTTCAAGAAATCATTAAAAGGTTTGGTAAACTTCCTCATCAAATGTATATGATGCCACCTCCTAGATTCCCACCAAATTTGCCGCCACCGCCTCCTATTAGGTTTGCTCCTCCTAATATACCAGGAGATGCAACTTCGATGTCttcttttgatgatgatgactttgatgaatttgatGAAATAGATGATGGGACACCTCCATCTTCTGGTCATGATGAACAAAACCAACAAGCTGATTTCAATAGTTTTGATAGCAATGCTGgtgcatcatcatcatcatcttctcgTAGGGCTGAAATACCCGATATTACTGGTTTTGATAGTACTGTGAATGATATTAAGGAGTTGTTGCTTAGAGATTATACAAATTGCCTTACAGTTTCCGTTATAGGCATGGAAGGCATTGGTAAGACAAAGCTTGTTAAGTCAGTTTATGAAAATCCTGTCATTAGAGATCGTTTTCCTCACCGTGCTTGGGTTAATTGGGTTCGTGACTCAAATATTAATCGTCTCATGGAACAAATAGTGGGGGCTCAGTATTTGAATGTTAGATTTCTGAATGGGGATTGGGATGATTATTTGTGCAAGCTGAGGCGCTTGCTGAATGATTTCTTGATGGATAAGAGGTATCTCATTGTTATTGATGGGGTAACCTCAAAAGTCTTATGGAATCAACTTGGGGCTGCTTTTGATGGCCTATCAGGTGGGACTAGAATAATCTTCATTGCTTCCAAATTAGGAGTTACTCCTGAAAGCAGTGAGCGAAACTTTACATACAGATTGCAATTATGGAGTGATGATGAGAGTTGGGCATTGTTTGTTCGTTCTCTGAATGTGAATATTCCCTTAGAGCTGCTAGAATTGAAAAAGAGGGAAATCCTTAGAATGACTGGGGGATTGCCGAAGGCAATTGTCAAACTTGCCGAACTTTTGGCCAGGGAAAATACATTTAGCGAGGACTGGTCAAGGGTGCTTGAGAAGTTCAACAAAGATGAAGGACCTTGGTTTGGAACCTTGCAGGAGATCAGTAAGAATTTGCCATTGTATTTGAGGAGATGTCTCTTCTATTTTCGGTTGTTTCCTGAGCACTTTGAGGTCCCAATGAGAAGATTGATTGGGTTGTGGGTAGCAGAGGGTTATGggcataaaaaaaatgatgaagagACTCCAGAGCATGTTTCAGAGAAATGCTTGATAGAGTTAGTGAACAGGAACATGATTCAGGTGACAAAAAAGAAGATGAATGGAAAAATTAAGACATGTCGCCTACCTGATGCTCTACGGGTTCACTGGCTGTTAAAATCCAAGAAAGCTAATTTTCTGCAACATAATGGCCACATTGGTGACAGTTTGTCCACTAGCAGTGGTACGGTACACCGTCTAGCTGATCATCTTGACCACAGGCATCCCAGCTTTGATCATATTCATGGAAACAATGCTTCTCCCTCATCTTTGTACTCTTGTTATAGAGAAACTGTTTCTTTTCTATCCTTTGATACTCGAGAAGGAAGCAGACCTGGGGAAGATGTTGGAAATTTCATTCAAAGATGCATCTCTAGCAAATGTTTTAGCGCTCTGTGGGTGCTAGATCTTGAGCATGTATACAAACCAAAATTGCCCAAGGCAGTAGGCCAACTCACTCGATTGAGGTACTTTGGCTTGAGGTCTACCTACCTAGAGATGCTTCCATTGTTCATCAACAAGTTGCTAAAGCTTCAAACACTGGATTTGAAGAACACTCACATCAATGCTCTCCCTAGTTCAATTTGGATGATGCAGGACTTGCAACATTTATTCCTTGATGAGGGTTCATGCTGCAGATTTGTGCCTCGACCAAAAGGAAGCTGCTTAGAGGATATCCAAACACTTTGGGGTGCATTTGTAGACGAGGATAGCCCAGTGAGAGATGGTTTGGACACATTTCTAAACATCAAAAAATTGGGTCTGACATGCAAAATATCAGAGGCGTCTCATAATGAGAAAATGTCCTCACAACTGGATGCTGTTGCAAGTTGGGTTCTAAAGCTAGAtcatcttcaatctttgaagttgAAATCATTTAATGAATTGGGTCAGCCTGCGGATATACACTTAGAGTCTTTGTCAGGTCACTTGGACCTCTCCAGCATGCATTTGGTTGGAAACCTAAAGAATCCGAATGTTGTTTCTGAGTTCCCACAAAACCTCATGATGCTCACTCTGTCAGCATCTGGACTGGTGGAAGACCCAATGCAGATGTTGGCCCAACTTCCCAACCTGATAAACTTGAGATTGTTCTGTGGGTCATTCACAGGACAGAAAATGGTTTGCACTTCCAGAGCATTTCCTAAGCTTCGAGTTCTCAAATTGTGGGAGCTTGATCCTCTAGAGGAATGGAACATAGAGGAAGGGGCAATGCCTGGTCTTAAATGTTTAGAGATTAGATCCTGTAGAAATTTGGGGATGCTTCCTGATGGATTGCAGCATGTTAAGACTCTTTCCAAActaaaattaaccaatatGCCCATGCTGTCTGCAAGGATTAAGGATAATGAGGGTGAGGATTGGGATAAAGTTGCTCATATACTCAACATCTACATAGAAAGTTAA